One segment of Streptomyces bathyalis DNA contains the following:
- a CDS encoding zinc-dependent metalloprotease — protein sequence MTSLGGVEMVDWNLAVATATRLVRPGPEVTREEARAAVSELRRHAKSSEEHVRGFTGMQPDRPSESDTPVLVVDRPGWVRANVAGFRELLTPLLAKVQERRSGTPGGAVLGAVGGKVTGVEVGMLLSFLASRVLGQYETFAPATRELPGGADGSGRLLLVAPNIVHVERELEVDPHDFRLWVCLHEETHRTQFAAVPWLRDHIQGEIQAFLSETDMDPSTLLERMREVAQSVAGGRSQGAEGEEKPEAGRAGLVELVQTPTQREILSRLTAVMSLLEGHADYVMDGVGPAVVPSVSEIREKFQKRRATGAGRLDQALRKLLGLDAKLRQYREGERFVRTVVDDLGMDGFNRVWISPNTLPTKSEIVSPADWVARMRS from the coding sequence ATGACGAGCCTCGGTGGTGTGGAGATGGTCGACTGGAATCTCGCGGTCGCGACCGCGACCCGGCTCGTACGGCCGGGCCCGGAGGTGACCCGCGAGGAGGCGCGAGCGGCCGTCTCGGAGCTTCGCCGCCACGCGAAGTCGTCCGAGGAGCACGTGCGCGGCTTCACGGGGATGCAGCCGGACCGTCCGTCGGAGTCGGACACCCCGGTCCTCGTCGTCGACCGGCCCGGCTGGGTGCGCGCCAACGTCGCCGGCTTCAGGGAACTCCTCACACCGCTGCTCGCGAAGGTGCAGGAGCGCCGCTCCGGCACCCCCGGCGGGGCGGTGCTCGGCGCGGTCGGCGGCAAGGTGACGGGCGTCGAGGTCGGCATGCTGCTTTCGTTCCTCGCCTCGCGCGTGCTCGGCCAGTACGAGACGTTCGCGCCGGCGACCCGAGAGCTGCCGGGCGGTGCCGACGGTTCCGGCCGTCTGCTGCTCGTCGCGCCGAACATCGTGCACGTCGAGCGCGAACTCGAGGTCGACCCGCACGACTTCCGCCTCTGGGTGTGCCTGCACGAGGAGACGCACCGCACGCAGTTCGCCGCCGTCCCCTGGCTCCGCGACCACATCCAGGGCGAGATCCAGGCATTCCTCAGCGAGACCGACATGGACCCGTCCACGCTGCTGGAGCGGATGCGCGAGGTCGCGCAGTCGGTCGCCGGCGGGCGCTCGCAGGGCGCGGAGGGGGAGGAGAAGCCGGAGGCCGGGCGGGCCGGGCTCGTCGAGCTGGTGCAGACACCCACGCAGCGCGAGATCCTCAGCCGCCTCACCGCCGTGATGTCGCTGCTGGAGGGCCACGCGGACTACGTGATGGACGGCGTCGGCCCGGCGGTCGTGCCGAGCGTCTCGGAGATCCGGGAGAAGTTCCAGAAGCGCCGTGCCACCGGCGCCGGACGGCTGGACCAGGCGCTGCGCAAGCTCCTCGGCCTCGACGCCAAGCTGCGCCAGTACCGCGAGGGCGAGCGGTTCGTACGGACCGTCGTCGACGACCTGGGCATGGACGGCTTCAACCGCGTCTGGATCTCGCCCAACACGCTCCCCACGAAGTCGGAGATCGTCAGCCCCGCCGACTGGGTCGCGCGCATGCGCTCTTGA
- the dacB gene encoding D-alanyl-D-alanine carboxypeptidase/D-alanyl-D-alanine endopeptidase has protein sequence MRDTASEVRDTAIRAYRKARARARRHGRRIRQHWRTATPQRRQTVGVTAGAAAIGLVLAVTAVAASGPWDSGQRTAERSRAAAGEGRSGGNHTGDGPGKGAPGAPDVLAALDMDAVRSDAAGGGRDAKPSHGPGAAGVPPPSEDALADTLEPLLKDGDLGKVRAVSVVDAATGRKLYATKDGTAVTPASTVKLATAVAALSARGADHRIPTRALRGKGSGDVVLQGGGDPTLTSDALDGLARDTARRLRGHDGKVSLRYDTSRYSGPLRHSIGTNDNLAPVSPLMVDEARLGGGSGGGKDGDAPPHGPAPRSGDPAKDAAEAFAKALGKHGVDVKGKPKEVKAPGKGKELAVHRSAPLSALVERMLTHSDNDIAEALARQTALAAGEPASFKGAGKAVRHRLGKLGISLKGAHFADGSGLDRRDKVSPKLLTGLLVRAADPDHAGLRPVLTGMPVAHFTGTLGSRYGSDKGKQGAGLVRAKTGTLTGVNTLAGTVVDADGRLLAFAFMTSGTTDGKGAQRSLDSLAAALANCGCRGSPSEG, from the coding sequence GTGCGTGACACCGCCTCAGAGGTGCGTGACACCGCGATCCGGGCATACCGGAAGGCCCGGGCCCGTGCCCGTCGTCACGGGCGGCGGATCCGGCAGCACTGGCGGACCGCGACTCCGCAGCGGCGGCAGACCGTCGGAGTGACGGCCGGCGCTGCCGCGATCGGACTGGTGCTCGCCGTCACGGCGGTGGCCGCGAGCGGACCGTGGGACTCGGGCCAGCGTACGGCGGAGCGTTCACGGGCCGCCGCCGGGGAAGGGCGAAGTGGCGGGAACCACACCGGAGACGGCCCGGGCAAGGGCGCCCCGGGAGCGCCGGACGTGCTCGCCGCACTCGACATGGACGCGGTACGCAGCGACGCCGCCGGCGGCGGTCGCGACGCCAAGCCCTCGCACGGCCCGGGCGCGGCAGGAGTGCCCCCGCCCAGCGAGGACGCGCTCGCCGACACCCTCGAACCGCTGTTGAAGGACGGCGACTTGGGCAAGGTCCGAGCGGTCTCGGTCGTCGACGCGGCCACGGGCCGGAAGCTGTACGCCACCAAGGACGGCACCGCCGTCACCCCCGCCTCGACCGTCAAGCTGGCCACCGCGGTGGCCGCGCTCTCGGCACGCGGCGCCGACCACCGCATCCCCACCCGGGCGTTGCGCGGCAAGGGCTCCGGCGACGTCGTCCTCCAGGGCGGCGGCGACCCGACGCTCACCTCTGACGCGCTCGACGGCCTCGCACGCGACACGGCCCGCCGGCTGCGCGGACACGACGGCAAGGTCTCGCTCCGGTACGACACTTCGCGCTACAGCGGGCCTCTGCGCCACTCCATCGGCACCAACGACAACCTCGCGCCCGTCAGTCCGCTCATGGTCGACGAGGCCCGCCTCGGAGGCGGCTCCGGGGGCGGCAAGGACGGCGACGCCCCGCCGCACGGCCCCGCTCCGCGGTCCGGCGACCCCGCGAAGGACGCCGCCGAGGCCTTCGCCAAGGCACTCGGGAAGCACGGCGTCGACGTCAAGGGCAAGCCCAAGGAGGTGAAGGCGCCGGGCAAGGGAAAGGAGCTGGCCGTGCACCGCTCGGCCCCGCTCTCCGCGCTGGTCGAGCGGATGCTGACCCACAGCGACAACGACATCGCCGAGGCCCTCGCCCGGCAGACCGCACTCGCCGCGGGCGAGCCCGCGAGCTTCAAGGGCGCCGGCAAGGCCGTACGCCATCGCCTCGGCAAGCTCGGAATCTCCCTGAAGGGCGCCCACTTCGCCGACGGCAGCGGCCTCGACCGCCGCGACAAGGTCTCACCCAAGCTGCTCACCGGCCTCCTCGTGCGCGCCGCCGACCCCGACCACGCCGGGCTGCGCCCCGTTCTGACGGGCATGCCGGTCGCCCACTTCACCGGCACCCTCGGCAGCAGGTACGGCAGCGACAAGGGCAAGCAGGGCGCCGGTCTCGTACGGGCCAAGACGGGAACCCTCACCGGCGTGAACACCCTCGCAGGCACCGTCGTGGACGCCGACGGCCGGCTGCTGGCCTTCGCCTTCATGACGTCCGGCACCACCGACGGAAAGGGCGCACAGCGCTCCCTGGACAGCCTCGCGGCCGCACTCGCCAACTGCGGCTGCCGTGGTTCGCCGTCGGAGGGCTGA
- the tilS gene encoding tRNA lysidine(34) synthetase TilS, with protein MGPHPAVAAIRLAVRRALHDVLSEHAVVSENAGDTRSPGEPPLVLVACSGGADSMALASALAFEAPRLGLRAGGVTIDHGLQAGSADRAQEVAERLTALRLHPVESIAITIGRTNTGPEAAARTARYAALDDMADRCGAKAVLLGHTRDDQAETVLLGLARGSGTRSLSGMAEVTGPADRYRRPFLAIDRQTTRKACLAQSLPVWDDPHNDDPAYTRSRVRHEALPVLEKALGKGVVEALARTARLSRDDADALDSWALQAERAVRTDQPGTDGWDGVELDTARLYALPSAVRRRVLRRAAVAAGAPAGSLFARHLEEVDRLITAWRGQRAINLPGRVEAARQGGRLVIRHGSQTPPTPTG; from the coding sequence ATGGGTCCCCATCCCGCGGTCGCTGCAATACGTCTCGCGGTTCGCCGCGCACTTCACGACGTCCTCAGCGAGCACGCCGTCGTCAGTGAGAATGCCGGCGACACCCGCAGCCCGGGCGAGCCACCGCTCGTCCTCGTGGCCTGTTCCGGCGGCGCCGACTCCATGGCGCTCGCCTCCGCCCTCGCCTTCGAAGCCCCCCGGCTCGGCCTCCGCGCGGGAGGCGTGACGATCGACCACGGTCTTCAGGCCGGATCGGCCGATCGCGCCCAGGAGGTCGCCGAGCGGCTCACCGCCCTCCGGCTCCATCCCGTCGAATCGATCGCCATCACCATCGGACGCACGAACACCGGCCCCGAAGCCGCCGCGCGCACCGCGCGGTACGCAGCTCTCGACGACATGGCCGACCGCTGCGGCGCCAAGGCCGTGCTGCTCGGACACACCCGTGACGACCAGGCCGAGACGGTGCTCCTCGGACTGGCCCGCGGTTCCGGTACGCGTTCCCTGTCCGGCATGGCGGAAGTCACCGGCCCCGCGGACCGCTACCGCCGCCCGTTCCTCGCCATCGACAGGCAGACCACCCGCAAGGCCTGCCTCGCACAGTCGCTGCCCGTATGGGACGACCCCCACAACGACGACCCCGCCTACACCCGCTCCCGCGTGCGTCACGAGGCCCTGCCGGTGCTGGAGAAAGCACTGGGCAAGGGCGTCGTCGAGGCGCTCGCACGTACCGCACGTCTCTCCCGCGACGACGCCGACGCTCTCGACTCCTGGGCCCTCCAGGCCGAGAGGGCCGTACGCACCGACCAGCCGGGCACCGACGGCTGGGACGGGGTGGAGCTGGACACCGCCCGGCTCTACGCACTCCCGTCGGCGGTACGCCGCCGGGTGCTGCGCCGCGCCGCCGTCGCCGCGGGCGCCCCCGCGGGCTCGCTCTTCGCCCGCCATCTCGAAGAAGTGGACCGGCTGATCACGGCCTGGCGCGGTCAGCGCGCCATCAATCTGCCAGGCCGTGTCGAGGCCGCGAGGCAGGGTGGCAGACTTGTCATCCGGCATGGCTCACAGACCCCGCCGACACCGACCGGCTGA
- the ftsH gene encoding ATP-dependent zinc metalloprotease FtsH — protein sequence MDVKRYFRGPVMWIVLAVLAVVVLMQVVGSSGGYKTVDTGQVVRAIDQDKVKSAELTTGDEQIVKLELKDGAKVEDSDKIKASYIDSQGVDLAKKLQSKYEQNEITKGYTVAPQQQNPFVGMLLSFLPFVLIIVVFLFLMNQMQGGGSRVMNFGKSKAKLITKDTPKTTFSDVAGSDEACEELQEIKEFLQEPAKFQAVGAKIPKGVLLYGPPGTGKTLLARAVAGEAGVPFYSISGSDFVEMFVGVGASRVRDLFEQAKANAPAIVFVDEIDAVGRHRGAGMGGGHDEREQTLNQLLVEMDGFDVKGGVILIAATNRPDILDPALLRPGRFDRQIAVDRPDMQGRHEILKVHQKGKPMAPDVDLGAVARRTPGFTGADLSNVLNEAALLTARGDQKLIDNRYLDEAIDRVVAGPQKRTRIMSDKEKKITAYHEGGHALVAAASPNSDPVHKITILSRGRALGYTMVLPDEDKYSTTRNEMLDQLAYMLGGRAAEELVFHDPTTGAANDIEKATATARAMVTQYGMTERLGAIKFGSDQSEPFLGKEMGHQRDYSEEVAGLVDEEVKSLIETAHNEAWEILVENRDVLDNLVLALLEKETLGKEEIAEIFAPVVKRPSRPAWTGSSRRTPSTRPPVSSPALSNGNGSVPTLEKSGGKEIGPHEAEAVVEPADPTES from the coding sequence ATGGACGTGAAGCGATACTTCCGCGGGCCGGTCATGTGGATCGTGCTGGCCGTCCTCGCCGTGGTCGTGTTGATGCAGGTCGTCGGCTCGTCCGGCGGCTACAAGACGGTGGACACGGGACAGGTCGTCCGGGCGATCGACCAGGACAAGGTGAAGTCCGCCGAGCTCACGACAGGCGATGAGCAGATCGTGAAGCTCGAGCTCAAGGACGGCGCCAAGGTCGAAGACAGCGACAAGATCAAGGCGAGCTACATCGACTCCCAGGGTGTCGACCTCGCCAAGAAGCTGCAGAGCAAGTACGAGCAGAACGAGATCACCAAGGGCTACACGGTCGCGCCGCAGCAGCAGAACCCGTTCGTCGGGATGCTGCTGTCGTTCCTGCCGTTCGTGCTCATCATCGTCGTCTTCCTGTTCCTGATGAATCAGATGCAGGGCGGCGGCTCCCGGGTGATGAACTTCGGCAAGTCGAAGGCCAAGCTGATCACCAAGGACACCCCGAAGACGACGTTCTCCGACGTCGCGGGGTCGGACGAGGCGTGCGAGGAGCTCCAGGAGATCAAGGAGTTCCTGCAGGAGCCCGCCAAGTTCCAGGCCGTCGGCGCCAAGATCCCCAAGGGTGTGCTCCTGTACGGGCCGCCCGGTACGGGCAAGACGCTGCTGGCCCGCGCGGTCGCGGGTGAGGCCGGCGTGCCGTTCTACTCGATCTCGGGTTCCGACTTCGTCGAGATGTTCGTCGGTGTCGGTGCCTCCCGGGTCCGTGACCTGTTCGAGCAGGCCAAGGCGAACGCTCCGGCGATCGTCTTCGTCGACGAGATCGACGCCGTCGGCCGCCACCGCGGCGCCGGCATGGGCGGCGGTCACGACGAGCGCGAGCAGACGCTGAACCAGCTGCTGGTCGAGATGGACGGCTTCGACGTCAAGGGCGGGGTCATCCTGATCGCCGCCACGAACCGGCCCGACATCCTGGACCCTGCGCTGCTGCGTCCCGGCCGGTTCGACCGCCAGATCGCCGTCGACCGCCCGGACATGCAGGGCAGGCACGAGATCCTCAAGGTCCATCAGAAGGGCAAGCCGATGGCGCCCGACGTGGACCTGGGTGCCGTGGCCCGCCGTACGCCGGGCTTCACCGGTGCCGACCTCAGCAACGTGCTGAACGAGGCAGCTCTGCTCACCGCCCGCGGTGACCAGAAGCTGATCGACAACAGGTATCTGGACGAGGCGATCGACCGGGTCGTCGCCGGTCCGCAGAAGCGGACCAGAATCATGAGCGACAAGGAGAAGAAGATCACCGCGTACCACGAGGGCGGACACGCCCTGGTCGCGGCAGCTTCGCCGAACTCCGACCCCGTACACAAGATCACGATTCTCTCCAGAGGCCGTGCCCTCGGCTACACGATGGTCCTGCCGGACGAGGACAAGTACTCGACCACGCGCAACGAGATGCTCGACCAGCTCGCATACATGCTGGGCGGGCGCGCCGCCGAGGAACTGGTCTTCCACGACCCGACGACGGGTGCGGCGAACGACATCGAGAAGGCGACGGCGACAGCCCGTGCCATGGTCACGCAGTACGGCATGACCGAGCGGCTGGGCGCGATCAAGTTCGGCTCCGACCAGTCCGAGCCCTTCCTGGGCAAGGAGATGGGCCACCAGCGCGACTACTCCGAGGAGGTCGCGGGCCTGGTGGACGAGGAGGTCAAGAGCCTGATCGAGACGGCGCACAACGAAGCCTGGGAAATCCTGGTGGAGAACCGCGACGTCCTCGACAACCTGGTCCTCGCACTGCTGGAGAAGGAGACGCTCGGCAAGGAGGAGATCGCCGAGATCTTCGCCCCCGTCGTCAAGCGTCCGAGCCGTCCGGCCTGGACCGGCTCGTCGCGGCGCACGCCCTCCACGCGTCCGCCGGTCTCGTCGCCCGCTCTGAGCAACGGGAACGGCTCCGTTCCCACGCTCGAGAAGAGCGGCGGCAAGGAGATCGGCCCGCACGAGGCGGAAGCCGTCGTCGAACCGGCCGATCCGACGGAGAGCTAG
- the hpt gene encoding hypoxanthine phosphoribosyltransferase: MGTDLKSVLITKEEIDAKLAELAGNIDDEYAGKDLLLVGVLKGAVMVMADLARAVSTPVTMDWMAVSSYGAGTQSSGVVRILKDLDTDIKGKHVLIVEDIIDSGLTLSWLLSNLGSREPASLNVCTLLRKPDAAKVAIDVKWAGFDIPNEFVVGYGLDYAEKYRNLPFVATLAPHVYGG, encoded by the coding sequence ATGGGCACCGACCTCAAGTCGGTGCTCATCACAAAGGAAGAGATCGACGCGAAGCTGGCCGAGCTGGCCGGGAACATCGACGACGAGTACGCGGGCAAGGACCTTCTGCTCGTCGGGGTCCTCAAGGGCGCGGTGATGGTCATGGCCGACCTGGCACGTGCCGTCTCGACACCGGTGACCATGGACTGGATGGCGGTCTCCTCCTACGGCGCCGGCACTCAGTCCTCCGGGGTCGTCCGGATCCTCAAGGACCTCGACACCGACATCAAGGGCAAGCACGTCCTGATCGTCGAGGACATCATCGACTCGGGGCTGACGCTCTCGTGGCTGCTCTCCAACCTCGGCTCGCGTGAACCCGCGTCGCTGAACGTCTGCACCCTGCTGCGCAAGCCCGATGCGGCCAAGGTGGCGATCGACGTGAAGTGGGCGGGCTTCGACATCCCCAACGAGTTCGTCGTCGGCTACGGACTCGACTACGCGGAGAAGTACCGGAACCTCCCGTTCGTCGCAACGCTCGCACCGCACGTCTACGGCGGCTGA